The following are encoded in a window of Glandiceps talaboti chromosome 5, keGlaTala1.1, whole genome shotgun sequence genomic DNA:
- the LOC144435099 gene encoding protoheme IX farnesyltransferase, mitochondrial-like, with protein MVAAGQLCCLCGERLMAGYGHRVFSTGGVRDVGRFMAYISRTHHSKVVNVRTTSVEGSIHTSQYKPKYSTALSHQYTSFSPTISIRKLTTKSSTFFGATRLKVDDLSVVKSTGAKPEPADEAIPSKLDTTLANTLTTISPCPLEPDDGNKDPFPPEKPWTEQKLDLSKLPSYYLQLSKSRLTMLVVITAAGGYIMAPGDFHLITLLITSVGTALTSSSANAINQFFEVPYDSQMARTRNRVLVQQLISPLHAVSFAAISGTAGVALLALGANPLTAALGLGNLALYTLVYTPMKRVSIVNTWIGAVVGAVPPIMGWAACTGHLDYGALLLAGFLYAWQFPHFNALSWNLRGDYSRGGYRMMATTDPGLCRRVALRHCVAMIGLSTLAPVFEVTTWTFALDSLPLNLYLTWLGWKFYKNADSESARKLFKFSLLHLPLLILLLLINKKKIYEKGSEKTPELITQ; from the exons ATGGTTGCTGCCGGTCAACTTTGCT GCCTGTGTGGAGAGAGGTTGATGGCTGGATATGGCCACCGCGTGTTTTCAACCGGTGGTGTACGTGACGTCGGTCGGTTCATGGCCTACATTAGCAGAACACACCACAGCAAAGTTGTAAACGTTAGAACCACCAGCGTAGAAGGCTCTATACACACATCACAATATAAACCAAAATATTCAACGGCTTTATCACATCAATATACCTCATTTTCACCAACAATTTCAATTCGAAAG TTGACTACAAAATCATCCACATTCTTTGGAGCAACCAGATTAAAGGTCGATGACCTCTCAGTGGTGAAGTCCACAGGAGCTAAACCTGAACCAGCTGATGAAGCCATACCAAGTAAACTGGATACAACACTAGCGAATACATTAACAACAATATCACCCTGTCCTCTTGAACCCGATGATGGCAACAAAGATCCCTTTCCACCAGAGAAACCATGGACTGAACAAAAACTGGATCTCTCTAAACTACCTTCGTATTATTTACAATTGTCCAAAAGTAGACTGACAA TGTTGGTGGTGATCACAGCAGCTGGTGGTTACATTATGGCACCAGGTGATTTCCATCTAATCACCCTCTTAATTACATCTGTTGGAACTGCCCTCACATCAAGTTCAGCTAATGCAATCAACCAG TTCTTTGAAGTACCCTATGATTCCCAAATGGCCAGGACCAGAAATAGAGTTCTAGTTCAACAATTGATAAG TCCACTACATGCCGTCAGTTTTGCTGCAATCTCAGGAACAGCTGGTGTGGCCTTGCTGGCACTAGGTGCAAATCCATTAACTGCTGCCCTAGGTCTTGGTAATCTTGCTCTCTACACATTGGTATATACACCAATGAAACGTGTCAGTATTGTGAATACCTGGATAGGAGCAGTAGTTGGTGCTGTACCACCAATCATGGGATGGGCTGCATGTACAGGACACCTTGATTATG GAGCACTGTTGTTAGCTGGTTTCCTGTACGCATGGCAGTTTCCTCACTTCAATGCCCTAAGTTGGAATTTACGTGGAGATTATTCACGAGGTGGTTACCGCATGATGGCAACCACCGATCCGGGACTTTGTAGACGAGTAGCACTCCGGCACTGTGTAGCAATGATTGGTTTATCTACGCTAGCACCTGTATTTGAAGTGACCACCTGGACATTTGCTTTAGACTCTCTACCCTTGAACTTGTACCTGACATGGTTAGGGTGGAAATTTTACAAGAACGCAGATTCTGAATCAGCAAGGAAACTTTTTaaattcagtttacttcatctacCCTTACTTATACTGCTACTTCTCATCAACAAAAAGAAGATCTATGAGAAAGGCAGCGAGAAGACACCAGAGCTTATAACACAGTGA
- the LOC144435846 gene encoding ribonuclease P protein subunit p21-like: MKKRGSKAAKKWHVPNREAFQRMNFLYQAAHSTLVQNPDNVELARFYIATMRTIAKRLVLRIDPSIKRTICKKCNLLLIPGITATVRMRAKREQHVVVTCLFCKMVKRFLARENYQLWSERPELRLGSETDVTVTTEKTS; the protein is encoded by the exons ATGAAAAAACGTGGATCAAAAGCAGCCAAGAAATGGCATGTACCAAACAGAGAAGCATTTCAAAGAATGAACTTTTTGTATCAG GCAGCTCACAGTACACTGGTACAGAACCCAGATAATGTGGAGTTAGCCAGGTTCTACATTGCCACAATGAGGACTATAGCCAAGAGATTGGTACTACGAAT TGATCCCTCCATCAAGAGAACTATTTGTAAGAAATGCAACTTACTTCTTATACCAGGTATTACTGCCACAGTAAGGATGAGAG CTAAACGTGAACAGCATGTAGTAGtgacatgtttgttttgtaaaatggtgaaaAGGTTCTTGGCTAGAGAAAATTACCAACTATGGTCAGAAAGACCTGAACTGAGACTTGGAAGTGAAACAG